A portion of the Coprobacter tertius genome contains these proteins:
- a CDS encoding exodeoxyribonuclease III — MKIITYNVNGIRSALNKGLIDWLSAERPDILCLQETKAQPDQVPTEEFESLGYHCYFFSAKKKGYSGVAIITRIKPDHVEYGMGISRYDDEGRFLRADFGDLSVISVYHPSGTSGEERQAFKMEWLEDFHRYVLDLNKSRHKLVLCGDYNICHEAIDIHDPVRNATNSGFLPEEREWMTRFLDSGYIDTFRYFHSEPGNYTWWSFRFNARANNKGWRIDYCMVNREMAPLLKDASILPDIKHSDHCPAVLLLNEK; from the coding sequence ATGAAAATTATCACATATAACGTAAACGGAATAAGAAGTGCTTTAAATAAAGGTCTTATCGACTGGTTGTCGGCCGAACGCCCCGATATACTTTGCCTACAAGAAACCAAAGCTCAACCCGATCAGGTGCCGACTGAAGAATTTGAATCTCTGGGCTACCACTGTTATTTTTTTTCAGCGAAAAAGAAAGGTTACAGCGGAGTAGCCATTATAACGCGTATAAAACCCGACCATGTCGAATACGGAATGGGAATTTCCCGTTACGATGATGAAGGCCGATTTCTCAGAGCCGATTTCGGAGATCTTTCTGTCATAAGCGTTTACCATCCCTCAGGTACATCTGGCGAAGAAAGGCAAGCTTTTAAAATGGAGTGGCTTGAAGATTTCCACCGATATGTGCTCGATCTGAATAAAAGTCGCCATAAACTCGTTCTTTGCGGAGACTATAACATTTGTCATGAAGCTATCGATATTCACGATCCCGTAAGAAATGCTACGAATAGCGGATTTTTGCCTGAAGAACGGGAATGGATGACTCGTTTTCTCGATAGTGGCTATATCGACACTTTCCGTTATTTTCACTCCGAACCGGGGAATTATACTTGGTGGAGTTTCCGTTTCAATGCCAGAGCTAATAATAAAGGGTGGCGTATCGACTATTGTATGGTAAACCGTGAAATGGCTCCTTTATTGAAAGATGCATCGATATTACCCGATATAAAACACTCCGATCACTGCCCTGCGGTATTATTACTGAACGAAAAATAA
- the gpmA gene encoding 2,3-diphosphoglycerate-dependent phosphoglycerate mutase, whose amino-acid sequence MSTLILLRHGESIWNKENRFTGWADPDLSEKGKDEACRAGQLLKSFSLDFDICFTSVLKRAIKTHLYAAEEINRLWVPVVRDWRLNERHYGALQGLNKAETTDKYGAEQVKLWRRSFDVKPPQVSNADPRYPAHDIRYKEVDLSLLPHGESLEDTVARVIPCWNELILPEIQKKKRVMIAAHGNSLRALVMYLQQMTPAEIVYEEIPTGRPLIYELGTDLRPERRYYLG is encoded by the coding sequence ATGAGTACTTTGATATTGCTAAGGCATGGCGAAAGTATCTGGAATAAAGAAAATAGATTTACAGGTTGGGCCGATCCCGATCTGTCGGAAAAAGGAAAAGATGAAGCTTGTAGGGCCGGTCAATTATTGAAATCGTTTTCACTCGATTTCGATATTTGTTTTACTTCGGTATTGAAACGTGCAATAAAAACGCATTTATATGCTGCAGAAGAAATAAATCGTTTATGGGTTCCTGTTGTGCGGGATTGGAGACTTAATGAACGTCATTACGGAGCATTACAGGGATTAAATAAGGCGGAAACTACTGATAAATACGGAGCTGAGCAGGTAAAATTGTGGAGACGGAGTTTCGACGTAAAACCTCCCCAGGTAAGTAATGCCGATCCTCGCTACCCGGCTCATGATATCCGTTATAAAGAGGTGGATCTATCGTTACTTCCTCACGGGGAATCGCTTGAAGATACGGTTGCCCGTGTAATTCCTTGCTGGAACGAACTGATTCTACCTGAAATACAGAAGAAAAAACGAGTAATGATTGCCGCTCACGGGAATAGTTTGCGAGCACTTGTAATGTATTTGCAGCAAATGACACCCGCGGAAATCGTATACGAAGAAATACCTACCGGTCGTCCTCTTATCTATGAACTCGGTACTGATTTAAGACCGGAAAGACGATATTACCTGGGATAA
- the ybaK gene encoding Cys-tRNA(Pro) deacylase, with translation MKINKTNAARLLDKAKIKYELESYVVDENNLAATHVAEQLGENIDQVFKTLVLRGDRNGIFVCVIPGDKEVDLKAAAKISGNKSAEMLAVKELLPVTGYIRGGCSPIGMKKHFPTYIHHTASDFEYIYISAGLRGLQLKLSPSDLIAYSGAEIGEIAE, from the coding sequence ATGAAAATAAATAAGACGAATGCCGCCCGGTTACTTGATAAGGCAAAAATAAAATACGAACTGGAATCTTATGTAGTTGATGAAAATAATCTAGCTGCAACCCATGTGGCCGAACAGTTGGGAGAAAATATCGATCAGGTTTTTAAAACTCTTGTGTTGAGAGGTGATCGTAACGGCATTTTCGTGTGTGTGATTCCCGGAGATAAAGAAGTCGATCTGAAAGCTGCAGCAAAAATTTCGGGTAATAAGAGTGCCGAGATGCTTGCTGTGAAAGAACTTCTTCCTGTAACCGGTTATATCAGAGGAGGATGTTCTCCGATAGGGATGAAGAAGCATTTTCCAACCTATATACACCATACGGCAAGTGATTTCGAATATATTTATATAAGTGCCGGTTTACGGGGATTACAGTTGAAATTATCTCCTTCTGACCTGATTGCTTATTCGGGAGCCGAGATTGGTGAAATCGCAGAATAG
- the metF gene encoding methylenetetrahydrofolate reductase [NAD(P)H], translated as MSVVDLINNTRTTAFSFEVLPPLKGNSIEKVFKTIDRLREYDPKYINITTHRSEIIYKDIEGGLYKRISERTRPGTVAVAAAIQNKYQIPAVPHLICSGFTKSETEYALIDLNFLGIYDLLILRGDKAKHDNKFVPTPEGHEHALDLQHQVNRFNEGYFLDGSKTSLNIPFTYGVAGYPEKHDESPNPESDLNWLREKVKAGAGYVVTQMFFDNSKYFDFVDRCRVAGINVPIIPGIKPINYCNQLTVLPKVFHVDLPEALACELRKCKTDAEACEVGVEWATGQARELKAKGVPSIHFYSMMATESVRRIAHNVY; from the coding sequence ATGAGTGTTGTAGATTTAATTAATAATACCCGGACGACTGCGTTTTCTTTTGAGGTTTTACCCCCATTAAAAGGAAATAGCATAGAAAAAGTATTTAAAACAATCGATCGATTACGCGAGTATGACCCTAAATATATAAACATTACGACTCATAGGAGTGAGATTATATATAAAGATATAGAGGGCGGGTTGTATAAACGGATTTCGGAACGTACACGACCCGGCACGGTTGCTGTGGCTGCCGCTATACAGAATAAATACCAGATACCAGCGGTTCCTCATCTTATATGCAGCGGTTTTACTAAAAGCGAAACGGAATATGCCCTTATAGATTTGAACTTTTTAGGTATTTATGATCTGTTGATCTTGCGAGGCGATAAGGCTAAACATGATAATAAATTTGTTCCTACTCCCGAGGGACATGAACATGCTTTAGATCTGCAACATCAGGTTAACCGTTTTAACGAAGGATATTTTCTCGATGGCTCGAAAACTTCGCTTAATATCCCTTTTACTTACGGAGTTGCGGGTTATCCGGAGAAACATGATGAATCTCCTAATCCGGAGTCTGATTTGAATTGGTTAAGAGAAAAAGTGAAAGCAGGTGCCGGATATGTGGTGACTCAAATGTTTTTCGACAATAGTAAATATTTCGATTTTGTCGACCGATGCCGAGTTGCAGGTATAAATGTGCCTATAATTCCCGGTATTAAACCGATAAACTATTGTAACCAGCTAACGGTATTACCTAAAGTATTTCATGTAGATTTGCCGGAAGCGTTAGCGTGTGAGTTGAGAAAATGTAAAACAGATGCAGAGGCTTGTGAAGTCGGTGTGGAATGGGCTACTGGACAAGCCCGGGAGTTAAAGGCAAAAGGAGTCCCGAGTATTCATTTCTATTCGATGATGGCGACTGAAAGTGTTCGTCGTATTGCGCATAACGTCTATTAA
- the pheS gene encoding phenylalanine--tRNA ligase subunit alpha produces the protein MINKINDLKAEIEALKASKADELEALRIKYLSKKGEISQLFNDFRNVAAENKKEVGKMLNELKEKALTKINELKDSLDNNITENNTIDLTRTAYPIKLGTRHPISLVKNEIIEIFGRLGFSIAEGPEVEDDWHVFSSLNFADDHPARDMQDTFFIQRSPDVLLRTHTSSVQTRVMEHAEPPIRIICPGRVYRNEAISYRAHCFFHQVEALYVDKNVSFADLKQALLFFAKEMFGPDTKIRLRPSYFPFTEPSAEMDISCNLCGGKGCAFCKHTGWVEILGCGMVDPNVLEACGIDSKKYTGYALGMGIERITNLKYQVKDLRMFSENDQRFLEEFQSAH, from the coding sequence ATGATTAACAAGATCAACGATCTGAAGGCTGAGATCGAAGCGCTCAAAGCATCCAAGGCCGACGAACTCGAGGCCCTTCGTATAAAATACTTAAGCAAGAAAGGTGAGATTTCCCAACTTTTCAACGATTTCCGCAATGTTGCTGCTGAAAACAAAAAAGAAGTCGGTAAAATGCTGAACGAACTGAAAGAAAAAGCTTTAACTAAAATAAACGAATTAAAGGACAGCCTCGATAACAATATTACCGAAAACAACACGATCGATCTTACCCGTACGGCGTATCCGATAAAATTAGGTACACGTCACCCGATTTCTTTGGTAAAAAACGAGATTATCGAAATTTTCGGGCGCTTGGGATTTTCTATTGCCGAAGGTCCTGAAGTCGAAGACGACTGGCATGTATTCTCTTCTCTGAATTTCGCAGACGATCACCCCGCCCGCGATATGCAAGACACGTTTTTTATACAACGCAGCCCCGATGTTTTATTACGTACACATACCTCATCGGTACAAACTCGTGTAATGGAACATGCCGAACCTCCCATTCGTATCATCTGTCCGGGACGGGTATATAGAAATGAAGCAATCTCTTATCGTGCCCATTGCTTTTTCCATCAGGTTGAAGCATTATATGTAGATAAAAACGTATCTTTTGCCGACCTGAAACAAGCCCTGTTATTCTTTGCGAAAGAAATGTTCGGTCCAGACACGAAAATACGGTTACGTCCTTCATATTTCCCATTTACCGAACCATCGGCGGAAATGGATATCTCTTGTAATCTTTGCGGAGGAAAAGGCTGTGCGTTCTGTAAACATACCGGGTGGGTAGAAATTCTCGGTTGCGGTATGGTAGATCCGAATGTTCTCGAAGCTTGCGGTATCGACAGCAAAAAATATACCGGTTATGCCTTAGGGATGGGTATCGAACGTATTACGAACTTAAAATATCAGGTAAAAGACTTACGTATGTTCTCTGAAAACGATCAGCGGTTTCTCGAAGAATTCCAATCGGCACATTAA
- the nth gene encoding endonuclease III encodes MKIQERYHKVIEWFSTNVPVAETELHYKDPFQLLIAVILSAQCTDKRVNMITPPLFEAFPTPEALAAATPETVYEYIKSVSYPNNKSKHLMGMARTLLTDFNGVIPSDVDELQKLPGVGRKTANVIASVVFNKEAMAVDTHVFRVSNRIGLTDNSKTPLETERTLVKYIPGHLLPIAHHWLILHGRYICVARKPKCLECGIREFCKEFNKTIKK; translated from the coding sequence ATGAAAATACAGGAACGTTACCACAAAGTTATCGAATGGTTTTCGACGAACGTACCCGTAGCCGAAACCGAACTACACTACAAAGATCCATTTCAATTACTCATCGCAGTCATCCTTTCGGCCCAATGTACCGATAAAAGGGTAAATATGATCACTCCCCCGCTCTTCGAAGCGTTTCCTACCCCGGAAGCATTAGCCGCCGCAACCCCAGAAACCGTTTATGAATACATTAAAAGTGTTTCATATCCCAATAATAAATCGAAACATCTCATGGGAATGGCACGTACTTTACTTACCGATTTTAACGGTGTTATTCCCTCTGATGTGGACGAATTACAGAAATTACCCGGTGTAGGACGTAAAACGGCAAATGTGATCGCATCGGTCGTATTCAACAAAGAAGCCATGGCTGTAGATACTCATGTATTCAGAGTTTCGAACCGTATCGGGCTTACCGATAACTCGAAAACTCCGCTCGAAACCGAACGTACCCTCGTTAAATACATACCTGGGCATTTACTTCCCATAGCGCACCACTGGCTTATTTTGCACGGACGCTATATATGTGTTGCTCGTAAACCTAAATGTCTCGAATGCGGTATACGTGAATTCTGCAAAGAATTTAACAAAACAATAAAAAAATAA
- a CDS encoding polysaccharide deacetylase family protein: MILLSFDIEEFDIPNEYEADLPLEEQIRVSTEGTIKILDCLLKNQVKATFFCTANYALHAPQIIERIRDEGHEIASHGFYHSAFVISDLKKSREILESLTGTPIYGYRQPRMMPIPENAVYEAGYRYNSSLNPTFIPGRYANFSTPRTAFVKNKVLQIPASVTPLLRFPLFWLSYHVLPSFLYRRLCRYTHNHDSYLTTYFHPWEFYRLSGHPEWKLPFIIRCNSGEKMAKRLNDFILYFRKRNIVFITYSEFEKLNCTKP; encoded by the coding sequence ATGATATTACTGAGTTTCGACATTGAAGAATTTGATATCCCGAATGAATATGAAGCCGATCTGCCGCTGGAAGAACAAATACGAGTATCGACTGAAGGCACCATAAAAATATTGGATTGTTTACTCAAAAATCAGGTGAAAGCCACCTTTTTCTGTACCGCAAATTATGCTCTGCACGCTCCTCAAATTATTGAGCGTATACGAGATGAAGGACATGAAATTGCATCCCACGGATTTTATCATTCTGCTTTTGTAATATCAGACCTGAAAAAATCCCGTGAAATACTCGAAAGTTTAACCGGAACTCCAATATACGGCTATCGCCAACCGAGAATGATGCCGATCCCCGAAAATGCAGTTTACGAAGCAGGATACCGTTATAACTCATCTCTAAATCCGACATTCATTCCGGGACGATATGCAAATTTTTCTACACCACGAACTGCTTTTGTAAAAAACAAAGTTTTGCAAATCCCCGCTTCGGTAACCCCGTTATTACGGTTTCCGCTATTCTGGCTTTCCTATCACGTATTGCCTTCATTTCTGTACCGAAGACTGTGCCGTTATACACACAATCACGATAGTTACCTTACGACCTATTTTCACCCGTGGGAATTTTATCGCCTATCCGGTCATCCCGAATGGAAATTACCCTTTATCATACGCTGTAACTCAGGAGAAAAAATGGCAAAAAGACTAAACGACTTTATCTTATATTTCAGAAAAAGAAATATTGTTTTTATAACTTACTCAGAATTCGAAAAATTAAACTGCACCAAGCCATAA
- the holB gene encoding DNA polymerase III subunit delta', whose translation MYFRDIVGQDEIKERLIHSVKSGQIAHAQLFCGPEGVGKFSLALAYARYIQCTQRGENDACGKCPSCRQFDNNLMHPDLHFVFPIVKKDRKNVCDYYITDWRSFVSENAYFCLDEWLEYLGAANSQAMIYAEESKEILRKMSLKTYQSEYKVMIIWLPERMNDTCANKLLKLLEEPYEKTVFLLVSNNPAAVLGTIISRTQPIRVRPLPEETIASTLISRFSLSQADAFSVAHLAAGNFRKALESIRINDETKEYFDLFVSLMRLAYGRKIQDLKSWSEEVAGLGREKERNFLEYAQRMLRENYIYNLQRPELNYMTQQEAGFSQRFAPFIHERNVTQLMEEFERAYYDIGQNANGKIVFFDLAIKCILLLKS comes from the coding sequence ATGTATTTTAGGGATATCGTAGGACAGGATGAAATAAAAGAGCGCCTTATACACTCTGTAAAATCGGGGCAGATTGCGCATGCTCAATTATTTTGCGGCCCCGAGGGGGTGGGGAAATTTTCTTTGGCTCTTGCCTATGCCCGATATATTCAGTGTACCCAAAGGGGAGAAAACGATGCTTGTGGTAAATGCCCGTCTTGTAGGCAATTCGATAATAACCTGATGCATCCCGATTTGCATTTTGTTTTTCCTATTGTTAAAAAAGATCGTAAAAATGTGTGTGACTATTATATCACCGACTGGCGATCGTTTGTGAGTGAGAACGCGTATTTTTGCTTAGACGAATGGCTCGAATATTTGGGAGCGGCTAACAGCCAGGCGATGATATATGCCGAGGAAAGTAAAGAGATTCTACGAAAGATGAGTCTCAAAACATATCAGTCGGAATATAAAGTTATGATCATTTGGCTACCCGAAAGGATGAATGATACTTGTGCCAATAAGTTGTTGAAATTACTTGAGGAACCATACGAAAAAACGGTATTTTTATTGGTAAGTAATAATCCGGCTGCGGTTTTAGGTACGATAATATCTCGTACTCAACCCATAAGAGTACGGCCTTTACCGGAAGAAACCATAGCTTCTACTTTGATTTCCCGTTTTTCTCTTTCACAAGCAGATGCTTTTTCGGTTGCTCATCTTGCTGCCGGTAATTTTCGAAAAGCTCTCGAGTCGATTCGTATAAACGACGAGACTAAAGAGTATTTCGATTTGTTTGTATCTCTTATGCGCTTGGCCTATGGTCGTAAGATACAGGATTTGAAATCTTGGAGTGAGGAGGTTGCCGGTTTAGGTCGCGAAAAAGAACGTAATTTTCTGGAATATGCACAACGAATGTTGCGTGAAAATTATATATATAATCTACAACGGCCCGAATTGAATTATATGACGCAACAAGAAGCCGGTTTTTCACAGCGTTTTGCCCCTTTTATACATGAACGTAATGTTACGCAACTGATGGAAGAGTTCGAGCGTGCTTATTATGATATAGGTCAGAATGCCAATGGTAAGATTGTCTTTTTTGATCTTGCGATAAAGTGTATTTTGTTGCTTAAAAGTTAA
- a CDS encoding glycosyltransferase family 2 protein produces the protein MKKITILLPAFNEEESICLIENSMNRVTQQNPNYLWSFLLVNDGSTDNTLQEMVRLHTKDNRFSYLDLSRNYGKEIAMMAGFDYIDSDAVIIMDADMQHPIEIIPEMLSHWEKGYDDIYAYRKISKEKWFKRNSSKLYYRLLQKMTKLHVPKGAGDFRLLDRTCIEALKQMRETERNTKGMYSWIGFKKKGIPYVQGKRLNGSSKWGFIPLLNLAINGITSFTTVPLRIASVLGIAVSTVAFAYLSYIIFTTLVFGERLRGYPTIMVTILFLGGVQLISLGIIGEYLGKVFNESKRRPGYFINSFNGKSPKENNR, from the coding sequence ATGAAAAAAATAACAATATTGTTACCGGCTTTTAACGAAGAAGAATCTATATGTCTAATAGAAAACTCGATGAACAGGGTTACTCAACAAAACCCGAATTATCTATGGAGTTTTTTATTAGTTAATGATGGAAGTACCGACAATACATTGCAAGAAATGGTACGGCTACACACCAAAGATAACCGGTTTTCATACCTCGACCTTTCGAGAAATTACGGCAAAGAAATAGCCATGATGGCCGGCTTCGACTATATCGATAGCGATGCCGTTATTATAATGGATGCCGATATGCAACACCCCATTGAAATTATCCCCGAGATGCTGAGTCATTGGGAAAAGGGATATGACGATATTTACGCTTACCGGAAAATATCGAAAGAGAAATGGTTTAAACGAAACAGTTCGAAGCTTTATTACCGCTTGTTGCAAAAAATGACAAAACTTCATGTACCCAAAGGTGCTGGGGATTTTCGATTATTAGATCGAACATGTATCGAAGCACTAAAACAAATGCGGGAAACCGAACGTAATACAAAAGGAATGTATTCGTGGATAGGTTTCAAGAAAAAAGGTATTCCTTATGTACAGGGAAAACGGTTGAACGGGTCCTCGAAATGGGGATTTATTCCATTACTTAATCTGGCGATCAACGGCATCACTTCTTTCACTACAGTACCGTTACGTATCGCTTCGGTACTGGGAATCGCCGTTTCTACCGTAGCTTTTGCTTATTTAAGCTATATTATTTTTACAACACTCGTCTTCGGAGAAAGGTTACGCGGTTACCCCACTATTATGGTCACAATTCTATTTTTGGGAGGAGTTCAGCTAATTTCTTTGGGAATTATCGGTGAATATTTAGGAAAAGTATTTAATGAGTCGAAACGAAGACCCGGATATTTTATCAATAGTTTTAACGGGAAATCCCCGAAAGAAAATAATCGGTAA
- the tilS gene encoding tRNA lysidine(34) synthetase TilS, producing MKDNETLKKVRSFIDTNFDFDFSLPVIVGLSGGADSVALLDILCRLGYKCIAVHCNFGLRGEESVRDRNFASEIALRLNIPFHETVFETLAYAKYHKVSIEMACRELRYDWFERIRKETGASYIAVAHHRDDSVETVLLNLIRGTGIAGLTGINAKNGFVVRPLLCLSRLEIDAYLRERHLSYVTDSTNKEDIYTRNKIRLQVLPLLKSINPAIYDTIGRTASNMRETEIIYRDAIERQKKEVVEIAGEKVCVSIENLNRQPSPRTLLYEILSSYGFLPSQLDDIIRSLGRISGKEFYSPSYRLLKDREYLIITSLGGRENEFLPIQVDRETTCLTFPLKLTFNYISDRENFVIPTNKMSACFDVEKLVFPLEIRHWKKGDRFTPFGMKGSKKLSDYFNDRKYSRVEKENAWLLCSGNDIIWLIGERMSEKYKIDCETTLILNINYEI from the coding sequence ATGAAAGATAACGAGACGTTAAAAAAAGTACGATCGTTTATTGATACGAATTTCGATTTTGATTTTTCTTTACCCGTAATTGTCGGGTTAAGTGGAGGGGCCGATTCGGTTGCTCTTCTCGATATTTTGTGCCGTTTGGGTTATAAATGTATTGCTGTACATTGTAATTTCGGATTGAGGGGTGAAGAGTCGGTTCGGGATCGTAATTTTGCTTCAGAAATAGCTCTTCGTTTGAATATCCCGTTTCATGAAACGGTTTTCGAAACATTAGCGTATGCCAAATATCATAAAGTGTCGATAGAGATGGCTTGTCGTGAATTGCGCTACGACTGGTTCGAAAGAATAAGAAAAGAAACGGGTGCGTCTTATATTGCTGTTGCACATCATCGCGACGATTCGGTTGAGACTGTTTTGTTGAATTTAATAAGGGGCACCGGTATAGCCGGACTTACGGGTATAAATGCTAAAAATGGTTTTGTGGTCAGGCCTTTATTGTGTTTATCTCGTTTGGAAATAGACGCTTATCTCAGGGAAAGGCATTTATCTTATGTTACCGACAGTACCAATAAAGAAGATATTTATACTCGTAATAAGATACGTTTGCAAGTATTGCCTTTATTAAAATCTATCAACCCTGCGATATATGATACGATCGGTCGAACGGCATCGAACATGCGCGAAACGGAAATTATTTACCGAGATGCTATCGAACGACAAAAAAAAGAGGTTGTTGAAATTGCCGGTGAAAAAGTATGCGTTTCAATCGAAAATCTTAATCGTCAACCTTCACCCCGTACATTATTGTATGAGATATTATCTTCTTATGGATTTTTACCTTCGCAATTAGATGATATTATAAGATCGCTGGGGCGAATTTCCGGTAAAGAGTTTTATTCACCTTCTTATCGTTTGTTAAAAGATAGGGAGTATTTAATTATCACATCTTTAGGGGGTAGAGAAAATGAATTTCTTCCGATACAGGTCGATCGGGAAACGACATGTCTTACATTTCCTTTGAAATTGACGTTTAATTATATTTCGGATCGAGAAAACTTTGTGATTCCTACAAATAAGATGTCGGCTTGTTTCGATGTAGAAAAACTCGTTTTCCCTCTGGAAATAAGACATTGGAAGAAAGGCGATCGTTTTACACCGTTTGGAATGAAGGGTAGCAAGAAGTTAAGCGATTATTTTAATGACCGAAAATACAGTCGGGTAGAAAAAGAAAATGCGTGGTTACTTTGTTCAGGAAACGATATAATTTGGTTAATAGGAGAACGAATGTCCGAAAAATATAAGATCGATTGTGAAACAACGTTGATTTTGAATATCAATTATGAAATATAG